In the genome of Desulfuromonadales bacterium, the window GGCAGTCGCCGTGCACGCGGACGGCGTTGGCGCCGACCGAGCGGAAGATTTCATCGAGGGCCGGCAGCAACTCGGCGGTCAGGGCATCGTAGTTGGCCTTGTACTCGGGCGGGATGAAACGCTCGCTGATCAGCTCGACGCTCGCCCGGCCGAAGCTCTGCACGTCGAGGGCAGGGCGGTGCTGAAAGGGGCGGACGGCGCCGATGCGGTGGAGGCGGCCCAGCAGGCGCCCCATGATCAGCAGGTTGTCGAGGTCGTCCAGCTCCGGCGCGTGGCCGCCTTTTCTCGGATAGAGGGCGAAGCGGAAATCGCCGTGGCGGAAGAGGCTCGCGCCCTGTTCGTCGGTAAGGGGGGCGACGACCGGCAGCTCGTGGGCGTCCAGTTCCAGGCAGAAGCGGTGCTCTTCGTGGATCTGCTCGTCGCTCCAGCGGCCGGGCCGATAAAATTTGGCGATGAGTGGTTCGTGTTCTTCGACACCGACCTGGTAGACCCGGTTTTCGTAGCTGTTGAGGG includes:
- a CDS encoding serine/threonine protein kinase, whose product is MPTDNRQPFQSLTPSFIMDAVESRGFRCDCRTLTLNSYENRVYQVGVEEHEPLIAKFYRPGRWSDEQIHEEHRFCLELDAHELPVVAPLTDEQGASLFRHGDFRFALYPRKGGHAPELDDLDNLLIMGRLLGRLHRIGAVRPFQHRPALDVQSFGRASVELISERFIPPEYKANYDALTAELLPALDEIFRSVGANAVRVHGDCHSGNILWRDEAPHLVDLDDARMAPAIQDLWMMLSGDRPRQTAQLEQLIKGYSEFFTFNPRELRLVEALRTLRMLHFSAWLARRWEDPTFPHHFAWFNTPRYWGDHILELREQIAALAEPPLQLP